The Hippoglossus hippoglossus isolate fHipHip1 chromosome 2, fHipHip1.pri, whole genome shotgun sequence genome includes a region encoding these proteins:
- the pln gene encoding cardiac phospholamban, which yields MERVQHMTKSAIRRASQIEVTPQVKRNLQELFVNFTLILICLLLIYIIVLLSS from the coding sequence ATGGAGCGCGTGCAGCACATGACCAAGTCGGCCATCCGCCGAGCGTCTCAGATCGAGGTGACCCCGCAGGTCAAGAGGAACCTGCAGGAGCTGTTCGTCAACTTCACCCTCATCCTCATCTGCCTGCTCCTCATCTACATCATCGTCCTgctgagcagctga
- the LOC117776352 gene encoding LOW QUALITY PROTEIN: protein FAM184A-like (The sequence of the model RefSeq protein was modified relative to this genomic sequence to represent the inferred CDS: deleted 4 bases in 4 codons) produces the protein MATGAAGWQPPYSTSTSGSSTKYTLSPTSSMFYDGSLTLEYTQDLHLKMSKKIAQLTKVIYALNTKNDEHEEEIDSLKEAHEDEVQHIVTETRDKIMQYKSKMVDEADLRRRLASLEESVELHEHMKRQALAEFEMYRQRMEDSQLCTEAQHTQRVVSMSREVEEMRRDFEEKLRAFSQAQAQFEADKRRAMEELRTTHRQEVEEILNNQQNQSATSTEDQEKLAELHRQEVEALMERVEEITKDKVRLVEEYEAKLAKAQEYYERELEAMRRTHQLTTENLLAWKRTEVELRKEFQAQDAALQRSLSKLRSELQKAQEEARENRDKTNRLQTSLANAEGTIKNLHKQLEEAIQDGEIWVMQLKDTEYELDGSRERVQQQATEILHKASQIGSLQATQMSHEATIRNLDQEQSRLKEKISRLEEEREALLNQSQATNEQHKQQVVALEQSLREEHQGFEKELSRLRAHYEEETLRYREAQVRALEEMEEKHQSMTEEAQQEKEEEKNVLMAKMSQEFEIKRLSLEEQRDRLQQQLDNLKEELSAKLNMANQEVSHLQELVREGQQNLGSAQTQISCLKETQEKLRIELDATRARVRETSNLLTDLQEEIETQKQQHEARVMSIRTEEKQKMDKMGDDLDQRWRDALQEEVRMLKEELTEEYEADKQAAMTQLSQQKELEMMAAREGWQRKVEDLLEQISLLKQSLELQLSQSQSALQQLQSQFNQERELLSQQLKEMQREHQRRENRLQEAHCCALSTMEEARQHQIRALEERLKQEQREEVHALKEAHRRTFDILRQQSDQELQTLRFELEDEGKNKLSSLRAELNHLHATAIEHIKQIHLKENSVAKRELEKAMEHSHQQEQELLVRMSDLQSEVCSRSNRITDLDHEIHSLNETIDTLTRELELKGKEVLRVRSEANHQIRAHEQDFAKRHERELGEMNILHHRETQILLADFNKAQEVLKDKITALQILLEGTEEKLRNRESRPEDLHVIAELREMVTEREALVKKLVDDKKFYQLELVNRETGFNKVFNSSANVGVINPLIKLKTGSQSDQRLASSPSQSALRFVSPPTVPREGEDEEVEEAGSGGGFAPPLSPLRQSHPRFRKAPPLFNSLPPLPQHHPPLPPLPPLPPPYPHPPRHLAPPHPQEPPGQPSFRR, from the exons GTTATTTACGCTCTGAACACCAAGAACGACGAGCACGAGGAAGAAATCGACTCTCTGAAAGAAGCCCACGAGGACGAG GTCCAACACATTGTGACAGAGACCAGAGACAAAATCATGCAGTACAAGAGCAAGATGGTGGACGAGGCGGACCTGCGGCGGCGGCTGGCCAGTCTGGAGGAATCCGTGGAACTGCACGAACACATGAAGAGACAG GCTTTAGCAGAGTTTGAGATGTACAGACAGAGAATGGAGGACTCCCAGCTCTGCACCGAGGcccagcacacacagagagtggtTTCTATGAGCAGAGAG GTGGAGGAGATGCGTCGGGATTTTGAGGAGAAGCTGCGGGCATTCAGCCAGGCTCAGGCCCAGTTTGAGGCTGATAAGCGGCGAGCgatggaggagctgaggacCACCCACCgccaggaggtggaggaaatcCTCAACAACCAGCAGAACCAGAGCGCCACCTCCACAGAAGACCAGGAGAAACTGGCCGAGCTCCATAGACAAGAG GTGGAGGCGTTGAtggagagggtggaggagatTACGAAGGACAAGGTCCGTCTGGTGGAGGAGTACGAGGCCAAGCTGGCGAAGGCTCAGGAGTATTACGAGCGGGAGCTGGAGGCCATGAGGAGGACACACCAGCTCACCACTGAGAACCTGCTGGCCTGGAAAAGGACGGAG GTCGAGCTGCGTAAAGAGTTCCAGGCTCAGGACGCGGCGCTGCAGCGCTCGCTGTCGAAGCTGAGGAGTGAGCTCCAGAAAGCTCAGGAGGAGGCGAGAGAGAACCGAGACAAGACCAacaggctgcagacgtcactgGCCAACGCTGAGGGGACaatcaag aacCTGCACAAGCAGCTGGAAGAAGCCATCCAGGACGGAGAGATCTGGGTGATGCAGCTGAAGGACACTGAGTATGAACTCGACGGCAGCAGGGAGCGAGTGCAACAGCAGGCCACTGAAATCCTCCACAAAGCCA GTCAGATCGGCTCGCTGCAGGCCACCCAGATGTCCCACGAGGCAACCATCAGGAACCTGGACCAGGAGCAGAGTCGGCTGAAGGAGAAGATCAGccggctggaggaggagagggaggcgcTGCTCAACCAGAGCCAGGCCACAAACGAACAGCACAAACAACAAGTGGTCGCTCTAGAGCag TCTCTGCGCGAGGAGCACCAGGGCTTCGAGAAGGAGCTCTCCAGACTCAGGGCGCACTACGAGGAGGAGACGCTGCGCTACAGGGAGGCGCAGGTCCGGGcgctggaggagatggaggagaagcacCAGTCCATGACGGAGGAGGcccagcaggagaaggaggaggagaagaatgtCCTCATGGCG AAAATGAGTCAGGAGTTTGAGATCAAGCGTTTGTCGCTGGAGGAGCAGCGGGACCGTCTCCAGCAGCAACTGGACAACCTGAAGGAGGAGCTCTCGGCCAAACTCAACATGGCCAACCAGGAG GTGTCCCACCTCCAGGAGCTGGTGAGGGAGGGGCAGCAGAACCTGGGCTCGGCTCAGACGcagatcagctgtttgaagGAGACTCAGGAGAAACTCAGGATAGAACTGGACGCGACCAGAGCCCGAGTCCGGGAGACCAGTAACCTGCTCACTGACCTTCAG gaggaGATCGAGACTCAGAAACAGCAGCATGAGGCCCGAGTGATGTCCATCAGAacggaggagaaacagaagatgGACAAGATGGGAGACGACTTGGACCAGAGATGGCGAGATGCACTGCA GGAAGAGGTGCGTATGTTGAAGGAGGAGCTGACCGAGGAGTACGAAGCCGACAAGCAGGCGGCGATGACGCAGCTCTCCCAGCAGAAAGAGCTGGAGATGATGGCGGCAAGAGAGGGCTGGCAGAGGAAGGTGGAGGACCTGCTGGaacag ATCTCTCTTTTGAAACAGtccctggagctgcagctgtctCAGTCGCAGTCGgctctccagcagctgcagtctcAGTTCAACcaggagagagagctgctgagCCAACAGCTCAAAG AGATGCAGAGGGAGCATCAGAGGAGAGAG AATCGATTACAGGAGGCTCACTGCTGCGCCCTCAGCACCATGGAGGAGGCCCGGCAACACCAGATCagg GCGCTGGAGGAGCGTCtgaagcaggagcagagggaggaggttcACGCTCTGAAGGAGGCCCACAGGAGGACGTTTGACATCCTGAGACAGCAGTCCGACCAGGAGCTGCAGACGCTGCGATTCGAACTGGAAGACGAGGGGAAAA ATAAGCTGT CGTCTCTCCGCGCAGAGCTGAACCACCTCCACGCTACGGCCATCGAGCATATAAAGCAGATTCACCTCAAAGAAAACAGCGTCGCCAAACGGGAGCTGGAGAAGGCCATGGAGCACAGCCACCAGCAG GAACAAGAGCTCCTGGTCCGCATGTCC GACCTCCAGTCGGAGGTGTGTTCCCGTAGCAACCGCATC ACCGACCTGGACCACGAGATCCACTCTCTGAACGAG ACCATCGACACTCTGACcagagagctggagctgaaggGCAAAGAGGTTCTGCGGGTCCGCAGCGAGGCCAACCATCAGATTAG GGCCCACGAACAAGACTTTGCAAAGAGACACGAGAGGGAGCTGGGGGAGATGAACATCCTgcatcacagagaaacacaaatcCTGCTGGCCGACTTCAACAAGGCCCAGGAGGTGCTGAAAGACAAGATTACTGCTCTGCAAATACT GTTGgaggggacagaggagaagctgaggaACAGAGAGAGTCGACCAGAGGACCTGCATGTCATAGCAGAGCTCAGAGAGAtggtcacagagagagaagctctGGTCAAAAAGCTGGTG GATGATAAGAAGTTCTACCAGTTGGAGCTGGTCAACAGAGAGACGGGCTTCAACAAGGTGTTCAACTCCAGTGCCAACGTCGGTGTCATCAACCCACTGATCAAG TTAAAAAcaggcagccaatcagatcagCGCCTCGCCAGCTCCCCTAGCCAGTCAGCTCTCCGATTCGTCAGCCCTCCCACCGTGCCTCGTGaaggagaggacgaggaggtggaggaggcaggatcaGGAGGAGGGTTTGCACCTCCGCTCTCCCCCCTCCGGCAGTCACACCCCCGATTTAGGAAAGCCCCGCCACTGTTCaactctcttcctcctcttcctcagcatcatcctcctcttcctcctcttcctcctcttcctcctccctatCCTCATCCTCCACGTCATCTcgctcctcctcatcctcaggaACCCCCCGGGCAGCCAAGCTTTAGGAGGTGA